Proteins found in one Fulvitalea axinellae genomic segment:
- the pdxH gene encoding pyridoxamine 5'-phosphate oxidase: MKINIADIRQDYSKKELRKKDCQDHPTEQFNVWLQEAIDAEVVEPTAMTLATADKDGRPSSRTVLLKGVEDNRFIFYTNYKSRKGSQLVENPYASISFFWKELERQVNVEGTVTKVAESTSDEYFASRPYKSRVGAWASEQSKEISSKNVIKLRFVEYSMKHITNVPRPPHWGGYAIDPERVEFWQGRPSRLHDRIVYEKQENGLWAKKRVAP, translated from the coding sequence ATGAAAATCAATATCGCAGACATAAGGCAGGATTATTCGAAAAAAGAACTTCGAAAAAAGGACTGCCAAGACCACCCGACAGAGCAGTTTAACGTTTGGTTGCAAGAGGCTATCGACGCCGAGGTGGTGGAACCGACCGCCATGACATTGGCTACGGCTGACAAAGACGGCAGACCATCTTCCAGAACGGTTTTGCTCAAGGGAGTGGAAGATAACCGCTTCATTTTTTACACCAATTACAAAAGCAGAAAAGGCTCGCAATTAGTAGAAAATCCTTACGCCTCAATCAGCTTTTTTTGGAAAGAGCTAGAGCGTCAAGTCAACGTCGAGGGGACGGTAACCAAAGTGGCGGAATCCACGTCCGACGAATATTTCGCCAGCCGGCCGTACAAAAGCCGTGTCGGAGCCTGGGCATCGGAGCAAAGCAAAGAGATTTCGTCTAAAAACGTAATCAAACTCCGCTTTGTGGAATATTCGATGAAACATATCACCAACGTGCCACGCCCTCCGCATTGGGGCGGTTACGCCATCGATCCAGAAAGAGTAGAGTTTTGGCAAGGCCGGCCTAGCCGTCTTCATGACAGGATTGTCTACGAAAAACAGGAAAACGGTCTTTGGGCTAAAAAACGAGTGGCGCCTTGA
- a CDS encoding YqgE/AlgH family protein has translation MGFFEFTNHFSPLKGDLLLAEPMSEDPNFERTVVLLCEHEESGTVGFVLNRPSILDLSDLVRGGAPDDLRVYVGGPVEQNTLHFLHDDTLELAGSVEILPGLYWGRDFEGLMEQLDAKDVSSLGLRFYIGYSGWTEGQLQDELKRNSWVVYRDASAAEVLFSDSEIMWKMLMKKIGGRYKIYANYPRDPRLN, from the coding sequence ATGGGTTTTTTCGAATTTACGAATCATTTCTCTCCCCTGAAGGGAGATTTGTTGTTGGCCGAACCGATGTCGGAAGATCCGAATTTCGAGCGGACGGTAGTGTTGCTTTGCGAACACGAGGAGAGCGGAACGGTGGGTTTTGTGTTGAACAGGCCGTCGATTCTCGACCTTTCGGATTTGGTGAGAGGCGGAGCGCCTGATGATTTAAGGGTTTACGTCGGCGGGCCGGTGGAGCAGAACACGCTGCATTTTCTTCATGATGACACGCTGGAGCTTGCGGGCAGTGTCGAGATTTTGCCCGGCCTTTATTGGGGGCGAGACTTCGAAGGCTTGATGGAACAACTGGACGCAAAAGACGTGTCATCGCTTGGTTTGAGATTCTATATCGGTTATTCCGGTTGGACGGAAGGGCAACTCCAAGACGAGCTCAAACGCAATTCTTGGGTGGTGTACAGGGACGCCAGCGCCGCCGAGGTGCTTTTTTCCGACTCGGAGATCATGTGGAAAATGTTGATGAAAAAGATAGGTGGACGCTACAAGATTTATGCGAATTATCCTAGAGACCCTCGTTTGAATTGA
- a CDS encoding DUF349 domain-containing protein: protein MENEKVISTQTDVCQEGTGNGEALDAEKVTKPVQEVEGETAEGQEQEQQPAVQEFDPAQFDPLSREELVSELEKIKASEDFRHVDQVMKAARNVYGKLREAARAEALKAFVESGGEEDDFDYRFDPVDKQFDSLYKGLKERKHKHYEALDRERQANYREKSALLGRLRVILDSDDPQSSMNVVRDIQQEWKKIGQVPPQFVQTLWANYKALLDRFYDKRSIYFELKELDRKKNLEKKIRLCERAEDLVNLEDVREAIRQLNALHDDYKAIGPVPKDKQEELWTRFKDASDQVYLRRKEFVEELKVELRENLKLKLALVEKVDEYATFDSDRINEWNEKTKELMELQKSWDSIGGMPKENSREVNKRFWASFKKFFSNKSEFFKRLESMRADNLAKKEALVEKALGFSQSEEFDTAAEELKKLQVEWKKIGPVPEKSRNEVYDRFKAACDAFFNRRREQNKTQEKEFEENLAKKEAVCEKLEAMAGSDVATMETYEELCAEFDSYGFVPRKAIKQIRKRFAEATENYLNSMQGVSEADKRQAMIQAKYNKLLSGGNASSKLRRKEQELREEISEIENDISVWKNNLEFFSNSSTADKLRDEFDKKIAEAQAKIGDLKSELRVLRSML from the coding sequence ATGGAAAACGAGAAAGTTATTTCGACGCAAACTGATGTTTGCCAAGAAGGGACTGGAAACGGTGAGGCTTTGGACGCTGAGAAAGTAACCAAGCCGGTACAGGAAGTGGAAGGCGAGACTGCCGAAGGGCAAGAGCAAGAACAACAGCCGGCAGTGCAGGAGTTTGACCCTGCGCAGTTTGATCCGCTGAGCCGTGAGGAACTGGTCTCTGAGTTGGAAAAGATCAAGGCGTCGGAAGATTTTCGTCATGTGGATCAAGTGATGAAGGCCGCAAGAAACGTTTACGGAAAACTCCGTGAGGCGGCTAGGGCGGAGGCGCTGAAGGCTTTTGTGGAGTCTGGTGGCGAAGAGGATGATTTCGATTATCGTTTTGATCCCGTTGATAAGCAATTTGACAGCCTGTACAAAGGCTTGAAAGAGCGCAAACATAAGCACTACGAGGCGCTTGACCGTGAACGCCAGGCCAACTACAGGGAAAAGAGTGCGCTGTTGGGCCGTTTGAGGGTTATCCTTGACTCTGATGATCCGCAGTCAAGCATGAACGTGGTTCGCGACATTCAACAGGAATGGAAAAAAATCGGGCAGGTGCCCCCGCAGTTCGTCCAAACCCTTTGGGCGAATTACAAGGCATTGCTGGACCGTTTTTACGATAAAAGAAGCATCTATTTCGAACTTAAGGAGCTTGACCGCAAAAAGAACCTTGAGAAGAAAATCCGTTTGTGTGAGCGCGCCGAGGATTTGGTGAACTTGGAGGACGTACGCGAGGCGATCCGCCAGTTGAACGCTCTGCACGACGACTACAAAGCCATTGGTCCTGTACCAAAAGATAAGCAGGAAGAGCTTTGGACTCGTTTCAAGGATGCTTCAGACCAAGTATATCTCCGACGTAAGGAGTTTGTGGAAGAGTTGAAGGTTGAGCTTCGCGAAAACCTGAAACTTAAGCTCGCTCTTGTGGAGAAAGTTGACGAATACGCCACTTTCGATTCCGACAGAATCAACGAATGGAATGAGAAGACCAAAGAGTTGATGGAATTGCAGAAAAGTTGGGACTCTATCGGAGGAATGCCGAAAGAGAACAGCCGTGAGGTGAACAAAAGGTTCTGGGCGTCTTTCAAGAAATTCTTCAGCAACAAATCGGAATTCTTTAAGCGCTTGGAGTCGATGAGAGCCGACAATTTGGCGAAGAAAGAGGCGCTCGTGGAGAAAGCCTTGGGATTCAGCCAAAGCGAGGAATTCGATACCGCGGCCGAAGAACTCAAGAAGTTGCAGGTTGAGTGGAAGAAGATCGGGCCTGTGCCTGAGAAATCGAGAAACGAGGTTTACGATCGTTTCAAAGCCGCTTGCGACGCGTTCTTCAATCGCCGAAGAGAGCAGAACAAGACTCAGGAGAAAGAATTCGAAGAGAATTTGGCTAAGAAAGAAGCCGTATGCGAAAAGCTTGAGGCTATGGCCGGCTCTGATGTGGCCACGATGGAGACTTACGAAGAGCTTTGCGCCGAGTTTGACAGCTATGGTTTCGTACCTAGAAAAGCGATCAAGCAGATCCGTAAGCGCTTCGCTGAGGCTACCGAAAACTATCTCAATTCGATGCAAGGCGTAAGCGAAGCTGACAAGCGCCAAGCGATGATTCAGGCCAAGTACAATAAGCTTTTGAGTGGCGGAAACGCCTCGTCGAAGTTGCGTCGCAAAGAGCAGGAATTGCGCGAGGAGATTTCGGAAATCGAAAACGATATTTCGGTTTGGAAAAATAACCTTGAGTTCTTCTCAAACTCATCGACCGCCGATAAGTTGCGTGACGAATTCGATAAGAAAATCGCCGAGGCTCAAGCTAAAATCGGTGATCTGAAAAGCGAGCTGAGAGTTCTCAGAAGTATGCTTTAA
- a CDS encoding TIM-barrel domain-containing protein produces the protein MNRKILSFFLCLVFAVSAQAQKIDIITWEPVANGVWKAVVGNPEAIDLLKAAESKPREEALNRMPSQDFPAVLNEVKAELIGGKTYLRVPLAKDELVYGLGLNFKRMNHTGQVMELHVDHYGGKDNGRTHAPVPFYVSSNGYGVLINSARYIKTHVGLTARTDHKNPPKEIDRNARNGWSSRPRSEEIEMMLGAPGTEIYVFAGPTMMNAVQRYNLFNGGGFIPPKWGLGFTHRTPTLFSDKDVEEEVNKFDEKGFPLSFVGLEPGWHTASYPCTFEWDPRRFPNPEEFSKKMLDRGIRLNLWLNPYVAEKASTFDEFAKVSGTHKVWNGIVPDLTLPRSNELFDSLFTKEHIDIGVSGYKIDEVDGYDVWLWPDFARFPSGLDGEQMRQVYGTLVQKMTTDMFRKKNQRTYGLVRASNAGASRFPYVIYNDYYNHKDFITALCNSSFIGVLWTPEVRASRTGEEWLRRMQTACFSPFAMLNAWADGTKPWTYPEVYEQVKDVALLRMQMIPYLYSTFAQYYFEGTPPFRAMQLTEGFFPDLDAKAEGKLDGTKNPYAEGKRKEVKDQYMMGDYLMVAPLFAGEKERKVILPKGNWYDFYTGEFVGNNQTITAKPGLDHIPVYVREGGIIPMTEAKLRAQKPGEVLPLEVRVYGKEPGAYTLYDDDGVTFDYEKGNYTQMLLSTTKDKKGKLRGKAKMIKGKKNQYGKINWVFMTK, from the coding sequence ATGAACCGTAAAATTCTATCGTTCTTTTTGTGCTTGGTTTTTGCCGTATCGGCGCAGGCGCAGAAAATCGACATCATTACTTGGGAGCCGGTAGCCAACGGCGTGTGGAAAGCAGTGGTTGGAAATCCGGAGGCGATCGATTTGCTGAAAGCGGCGGAGTCGAAGCCTAGGGAAGAGGCGCTGAACAGAATGCCTTCGCAAGATTTTCCGGCCGTTTTGAATGAGGTCAAAGCCGAGCTGATCGGCGGAAAAACTTATTTGCGAGTGCCGTTGGCCAAAGACGAATTGGTGTATGGTCTTGGTCTGAATTTTAAAAGAATGAACCACACCGGCCAGGTGATGGAACTGCATGTGGACCATTACGGCGGAAAAGACAACGGGCGTACGCACGCTCCGGTTCCTTTCTACGTGTCGTCGAACGGTTATGGAGTGTTGATCAACTCGGCGCGTTATATCAAAACGCATGTTGGGCTTACGGCCCGTACCGACCACAAAAATCCTCCGAAGGAAATTGACCGAAATGCCCGTAATGGATGGAGTTCGCGTCCGCGTTCGGAAGAAATCGAAATGATGCTGGGTGCGCCGGGTACGGAGATTTACGTATTTGCCGGGCCTACGATGATGAATGCCGTTCAGCGTTATAACCTCTTTAACGGCGGTGGTTTTATCCCTCCGAAATGGGGATTGGGCTTTACTCACCGCACGCCGACTTTGTTCTCTGACAAGGACGTGGAAGAGGAAGTGAACAAATTCGACGAGAAAGGATTCCCGCTTAGTTTCGTAGGGCTTGAGCCCGGCTGGCACACGGCTTCGTATCCATGTACGTTTGAGTGGGATCCTCGTCGTTTTCCGAACCCTGAAGAGTTTTCAAAGAAAATGCTCGACCGCGGTATTCGCCTCAACCTGTGGCTTAATCCGTACGTGGCAGAAAAAGCCTCTACTTTCGACGAGTTTGCGAAAGTGTCGGGAACACATAAGGTTTGGAACGGAATTGTTCCTGATTTGACTCTGCCTCGCTCAAACGAGCTTTTTGATAGCCTTTTCACCAAAGAACATATCGATATCGGGGTGTCCGGCTATAAAATCGACGAAGTGGACGGTTACGACGTGTGGTTGTGGCCTGACTTTGCGCGGTTCCCTTCCGGTCTTGACGGCGAGCAGATGCGTCAGGTTTACGGAACACTCGTACAGAAAATGACTACGGATATGTTCCGCAAAAAGAACCAGCGGACATACGGCCTTGTACGCGCCTCAAATGCCGGCGCCTCGCGTTTTCCTTACGTGATTTATAATGATTACTACAACCACAAAGACTTTATCACAGCGCTTTGTAACAGTAGCTTTATCGGCGTATTGTGGACGCCGGAAGTGCGCGCTTCGCGTACGGGCGAAGAGTGGTTGCGCCGTATGCAGACGGCTTGTTTTTCGCCATTCGCCATGCTGAACGCTTGGGCCGACGGCACGAAGCCTTGGACTTACCCTGAGGTTTATGAGCAGGTAAAAGACGTTGCGCTGTTGCGTATGCAGATGATTCCTTATCTCTACAGCACTTTCGCCCAATATTACTTCGAGGGAACGCCTCCGTTCCGCGCAATGCAGTTGACTGAAGGTTTCTTCCCGGATTTGGACGCCAAGGCCGAAGGCAAGCTTGACGGCACGAAAAACCCTTACGCCGAAGGCAAGCGCAAGGAGGTGAAAGACCAGTATATGATGGGTGATTACCTGATGGTTGCGCCGTTGTTTGCCGGAGAGAAAGAAAGAAAAGTGATTTTGCCGAAAGGAAATTGGTATGATTTCTACACAGGCGAATTTGTAGGCAATAACCAAACGATCACGGCCAAGCCGGGACTCGATCATATTCCGGTATACGTTCGTGAAGGCGGAATCATCCCGATGACCGAGGCTAAACTCCGCGCCCAAAAGCCGGGAGAGGTTCTTCCGCTGGAAGTTCGGGTTTACGGAAAAGAGCCGGGCGCTTACACCCTGTACGATGACGATGGCGTGACTTTCGATTACGAAAAAGGAAATTATACGCAGATGCTGTTGAGTACTACCAAAGACAAAAAAGGAAAGCTCCGTGGCAAAGCCAAAATGATTAAAGGAAAGAAAAACCAGTACGGAAAAATAAACTGGGTTTTCATGACAAAATAA
- a CDS encoding PH domain-containing protein codes for MFKKLASDVMGLSDIGKIISPEDYDKVASDDYVMHEDDEKIYFLIKSKTDEYCFTNTALIHLDGTSAVSSKRMLKRYSYKNNRFTTVLLETAGNVDLDVEIKFNLNDVGFSIDVDKKQLEQLKDLYKSLIQIASIQKTNGEKLEMSDQSLGISMASLKGAFGSNVNKDQFQAVNEYAYEWKVAKYTELNREDFGEVFEKYINN; via the coding sequence ATGTTTAAGAAATTAGCTTCAGACGTAATGGGTCTGAGTGATATCGGAAAAATCATAAGTCCTGAGGACTACGATAAGGTGGCGTCGGATGATTACGTGATGCACGAGGATGATGAGAAGATCTATTTTTTGATTAAATCGAAAACGGATGAATACTGCTTCACAAATACTGCTTTGATTCATTTGGACGGAACATCAGCCGTAAGTTCCAAAAGAATGTTGAAACGTTATTCGTATAAGAATAATAGGTTTACTACTGTTTTGCTGGAAACGGCGGGTAATGTGGACCTAGACGTTGAGATAAAGTTCAACCTTAACGATGTGGGCTTCAGCATTGATGTTGATAAAAAACAGTTGGAGCAGTTAAAGGATCTTTATAAGAGTTTGATCCAGATTGCTTCAATTCAAAAAACAAACGGGGAAAAGCTGGAGATGTCCGATCAAAGTTTGGGAATTTCGATGGCTTCGTTGAAAGGGGCTTTTGGATCTAATGTGAATAAGGATCAATTCCAAGCCGTGAACGAGTATGCATACGAATGGAAAGTCGCCAAGTATACAGAGCTAAATAGAGAGGACTTCGGAGAAGTTTTCGAGAAATATATCAATAACTGA
- a CDS encoding metal-dependent hydrolase yields MDILTHTMTGLAVGTVAAGFSKKSWFMKSKYILAGGFAGALPDVDTVSLWSKFDKYFGPFFQLENSGKHIYSAKFWYSHHGFMHSLLAPIVLLCILALIVAVIKIKIPTIKQIRKTISLLTVFVLGYWAHLLEDMPTPSASWGGVNFFWPSVEYTGGWGKIWWWNNYDVFIFISAIVVFNLLILALSSIMKFKAGRLCLSIFVLGVTLSVWQITNRAYDFNVASKKHGYAFCEKKSKEIQREVLGKRIYTWMVALDNKIKLNF; encoded by the coding sequence ATGGATATCCTTACACATACAATGACCGGATTGGCAGTGGGGACTGTGGCCGCGGGTTTTTCGAAAAAATCTTGGTTTATGAAATCAAAATATATCTTGGCCGGTGGTTTTGCCGGAGCTCTCCCTGATGTGGATACCGTTAGTCTTTGGTCTAAATTCGATAAGTATTTTGGTCCCTTTTTTCAATTGGAAAATTCCGGTAAGCATATTTATTCGGCTAAGTTTTGGTATTCCCATCACGGTTTTATGCATTCGTTATTAGCGCCGATTGTTTTGTTATGTATACTGGCCTTGATAGTTGCGGTAATTAAAATCAAAATTCCGACTATTAAGCAAATACGAAAAACCATTTCCTTACTCACTGTTTTCGTATTGGGTTATTGGGCTCATTTGTTGGAAGATATGCCAACTCCTAGTGCATCGTGGGGAGGAGTTAATTTCTTTTGGCCTTCGGTGGAATACACGGGCGGATGGGGAAAGATATGGTGGTGGAATAATTATGATGTCTTTATTTTTATATCTGCCATAGTGGTTTTTAATTTATTGATATTGGCTTTGTCCAGTATTATGAAATTCAAAGCAGGAAGGCTTTGCTTATCGATTTTTGTATTGGGTGTTACGCTGTCTGTTTGGCAAATTACCAATCGGGCTTACGATTTTAATGTGGCGTCAAAGAAACACGGATACGCCTTTTGCGAAAAGAAATCGAAAGAAATACAACGTGAGGTTCTGGGCAAAAGGATTTATACGTGGATGGTGGCTTTGGATAATAAGATAAAATTGAATTTTTGA
- a CDS encoding ABC transporter ATP-binding protein, producing MSESEVSGSDIFLKNSVVFHSGKKYLVKARSGRGKSSLLNFIYGTNSNYNGKIIFENEVIGSTNFHFRKNRISYIFQDLKLFDQLSVFENIELKNRITNEKSAEEIDSLIKAVQLNGKRDQNLGSLSLGQKQRVAIIRALCQPFDFLLLDEPFSHLDPENIRILTEIINLEIKKRNAGLILTSLHDEYFFEYDHTLHL from the coding sequence ATGTCTGAATCCGAAGTATCGGGTTCAGACATATTTCTTAAAAACTCCGTGGTCTTCCATTCCGGAAAAAAATATTTGGTAAAAGCCCGTTCCGGGCGCGGAAAATCATCTTTGCTTAATTTCATTTACGGAACCAACTCAAACTATAACGGGAAAATCATTTTTGAAAATGAAGTAATTGGTTCTACCAATTTCCACTTCAGAAAGAACCGTATCAGTTATATTTTTCAAGATCTTAAGCTTTTCGATCAATTAAGCGTATTCGAAAATATAGAATTGAAAAATAGAATAACAAATGAAAAATCGGCAGAGGAAATCGATTCGCTTATTAAAGCCGTACAACTTAACGGTAAACGAGACCAAAACCTAGGGTCCCTATCACTTGGCCAAAAACAACGTGTAGCCATAATACGCGCGCTTTGCCAACCATTCGATTTTTTGCTTTTGGACGAACCCTTTAGTCATCTCGATCCGGAAAACATCAGAATATTAACCGAAATAATTAACCTGGAAATAAAAAAAAGAAACGCCGGACTGATTCTGACTTCTTTGCACGACGAGTATTTTTTCGAATACGATCACACACTTCATTTATAA
- a CDS encoding DUF4836 family protein has protein sequence MKNLRLLSLVFCGMIVAFLSSCSESPKTLDAIPKEAQLVAVVDGYALTQKGELDKLNELKSVQAASKEIKNESKSASKLVEKVLEDPKTTGIDLRKEVLIYLTSNEPSNQFVGITAELFDDGKFKTFIEEALNETKTSDSILQKGPYNIITNGRDYTLTWDGDKLLFLVAQSYKSRNTLLEKADEFMKLSPGDNISANSSFKKFFENKKDLSLWLTGGLLANGREFAHLRKQLGDNFADNSASFFLNFEKGAIRAQVSVDLTSETKKRFEKFNIGGGKFDRKLLAYFPETTYGLISTSMNTEAYYDNMMEQPEIKNVEPMVSVATGVPLKDIITNFKGNMVLSLSGMEENGSDFTPYMGLAMDYEKKEIIEKLLEKVPGGMLQQTDGYYSLPIPGKFPVYMALGDKALLVTTDPASRDAFTGTKKLKRTLAENSARADKIENNNTYLYLNLNTAEYPENFRTQTMGRLNSKEQKAMDIWNGLMENIEITNSNVTSSEVVFHMKGDENSLREIIKALDENYLLFASM, from the coding sequence ATGAAAAATCTACGTTTACTCAGCTTAGTTTTCTGTGGAATGATAGTGGCGTTTTTATCGTCATGTTCCGAATCTCCGAAAACCCTCGACGCCATACCAAAAGAAGCGCAACTCGTAGCGGTGGTCGATGGCTACGCCCTGACCCAAAAAGGCGAACTGGACAAACTCAATGAATTGAAATCGGTTCAGGCGGCTTCCAAGGAAATAAAAAACGAAAGCAAAAGCGCTTCGAAACTCGTCGAAAAAGTTCTGGAGGATCCGAAAACCACGGGTATCGACCTACGCAAAGAGGTTTTGATTTATTTGACTTCTAACGAACCTTCGAATCAATTTGTCGGTATTACCGCCGAACTTTTTGATGATGGGAAATTCAAAACTTTTATCGAAGAGGCACTTAACGAAACCAAAACCTCCGATTCTATCCTGCAAAAAGGACCTTATAATATTATAACCAACGGAAGGGACTATACACTAACTTGGGATGGCGATAAACTTCTTTTCCTTGTGGCCCAGTCATACAAAAGCAGAAACACTTTGCTGGAAAAGGCTGACGAGTTTATGAAACTCTCACCGGGAGATAACATTTCGGCTAATAGTAGTTTCAAGAAGTTTTTTGAAAATAAAAAAGATCTCAGTCTATGGTTAACGGGCGGGCTATTAGCTAATGGCAGAGAATTCGCTCACTTGAGAAAACAACTCGGCGATAATTTCGCTGATAATAGCGCTTCGTTTTTCCTTAATTTCGAAAAAGGGGCCATTAGGGCGCAGGTATCAGTAGACCTTACCTCGGAAACGAAAAAACGATTTGAAAAATTCAATATCGGAGGTGGCAAATTCGACAGAAAGCTTTTGGCCTATTTCCCTGAAACTACCTACGGGCTGATTTCAACCTCGATGAATACCGAAGCCTATTATGACAACATGATGGAGCAACCGGAAATAAAGAATGTAGAACCTATGGTTTCCGTGGCCACAGGCGTACCGCTAAAAGATATTATCACGAACTTTAAGGGAAACATGGTTTTAAGCCTTAGTGGCATGGAAGAAAACGGCTCGGATTTCACTCCGTATATGGGGCTGGCCATGGATTACGAGAAAAAGGAAATCATCGAAAAATTGCTCGAGAAAGTTCCTGGCGGTATGCTCCAACAAACTGACGGATATTATAGCTTACCTATTCCCGGCAAATTCCCCGTTTATATGGCATTGGGAGACAAAGCCCTACTCGTAACCACAGATCCAGCCAGCCGTGACGCATTTACCGGAACTAAAAAACTGAAAAGAACATTAGCCGAAAACAGCGCACGCGCCGATAAAATTGAAAACAACAACACTTACTTATATTTGAATTTGAACACCGCCGAGTATCCTGAGAATTTCCGTACCCAGACCATGGGACGCCTTAATTCGAAAGAACAAAAAGCTATGGATATCTGGAACGGTTTAATGGAAAATATAGAAATCACCAATTCAAACGTCACTTCCAGTGAGGTTGTTTTTCATATGAAAGGAGACGAAAATAGCCTGCGCGAAATCATTAAGGCTTTGGATGAAAATTATCTTCTTTTCGCATCGATGTAA
- a CDS encoding SusD/RagB family nutrient-binding outer membrane lipoprotein, translated as MKINKLLCIVLACLSVSSCRTWDEEFNINPNEPTFSEGTVIPPELFMGNMIEKALDRGAWNGMSTTILNVMTAVSRHTGKTRSLSQGNRHRSWHDLDGNIWHKAYNALADVKNMRRAAELSGDNRYLAIAYIWESYLSYTLTTLYGDIPYFILRDDSIIEVNRYDKQSDIYPAILERLASANELITADMDNVDAQKDFIFTGDIQKWKRFANSLRFRMALYMADADEATAKTIMNEIASNPSTHPVFGSNDDNCMLTYDGNQRFSTFYTSSSGLFREHAVSNILIERLLSLKDARIYSYAHPVKKFHTDANMYIVPSNPGPDKYVGHMYGITTGNSHAASWNIINDTEHAIDYSSYIGEHFRPMNNDFSPLPKASTSPLPLATYSELNFNMAEAALRGFISGDARMYYENGVKASLNEYDSQWEGDTRYDGAYLETGHANVDEYLAQQQVSWDGGRDHRLLVAEQKWIASFMLGFEPYIDHRRTMLPPLPASSGTLRYLSSGSGQYYPSRTAYPADEVGKNPEAYEAARAESFDIPITGDNNRNLAKMWLLSKQPADHLLCPIFKEPLKSDEEYPGQANFKTWYDNNWNKMFWWENGDELPKTLP; from the coding sequence ATGAAGATAAACAAACTCCTTTGCATCGTATTGGCCTGCCTCTCGGTATCGAGTTGCAGAACTTGGGATGAGGAATTCAATATAAATCCCAATGAGCCCACTTTCTCGGAAGGAACTGTTATTCCTCCTGAGCTGTTCATGGGCAACATGATAGAGAAAGCCTTGGATCGTGGCGCTTGGAATGGTATGAGCACCACCATTCTCAATGTGATGACGGCCGTAAGCCGGCACACCGGAAAAACCCGAAGCCTTAGCCAAGGAAACCGCCACCGTTCGTGGCACGACTTGGACGGCAACATCTGGCACAAAGCTTACAACGCCCTGGCCGACGTGAAAAACATGCGCCGCGCCGCCGAGCTTTCGGGCGACAACCGTTATTTGGCTATAGCTTATATTTGGGAAAGCTACCTTTCCTACACGCTCACGACGCTTTATGGCGATATACCGTACTTCATCCTTCGCGACGACAGCATTATCGAAGTGAATCGATATGATAAGCAGAGCGATATTTATCCGGCTATTTTGGAGCGCCTAGCTTCGGCCAACGAGCTGATCACCGCCGATATGGATAATGTGGACGCTCAGAAAGATTTCATTTTCACCGGCGATATTCAGAAGTGGAAACGCTTCGCAAACAGTCTTCGCTTCCGTATGGCCCTCTATATGGCCGACGCTGATGAAGCCACGGCCAAGACTATAATGAACGAAATCGCGTCAAACCCAAGCACGCATCCCGTTTTCGGATCAAACGATGACAACTGCATGCTTACCTACGACGGAAACCAGCGTTTCTCGACATTCTACACTTCAAGTTCGGGGTTATTCAGAGAGCATGCCGTGAGTAATATTCTTATCGAAAGATTACTCTCGCTTAAAGACGCCCGGATTTACTCGTACGCTCACCCCGTAAAGAAGTTCCACACCGACGCTAACATGTACATTGTGCCTAGCAATCCAGGTCCAGACAAATACGTGGGGCACATGTACGGAATCACTACAGGCAACAGTCACGCTGCTTCGTGGAATATCATAAACGATACGGAGCACGCCATCGACTATTCCTCTTACATAGGCGAGCATTTCCGCCCGATGAACAACGACTTTTCGCCGTTGCCGAAGGCCTCCACTTCTCCGCTTCCGTTGGCTACATATTCTGAATTGAACTTCAATATGGCTGAAGCCGCGCTTAGAGGTTTTATCAGCGGTGACGCCAGAATGTATTACGAAAACGGCGTAAAAGCTTCGCTTAACGAATACGATAGCCAATGGGAAGGCGACACTCGCTACGATGGCGCTTACCTGGAAACAGGCCACGCAAACGTAGACGAGTATCTGGCCCAACAGCAAGTAAGCTGGGACGGCGGTCGTGACCATCGCCTGTTGGTGGCGGAGCAGAAATGGATCGCATCGTTTATGCTCGGTTTTGAGCCTTACATCGACCACCGCCGTACGATGTTGCCTCCGTTGCCCGCCTCTAGTGGAACCTTGCGTTACCTCTCTAGCGGCAGCGGACAGTACTACCCGTCCAGAACCGCCTACCCGGCCGACGAAGTGGGCAAAAATCCCGAAGCCTACGAAGCCGCACGCGCCGAATCGTTTGATATTCCGATCACCGGCGACAACAACAGGAACTTGGCCAAAATGTGGCTGTTGAGCAAACAGCCCGCCGACCATCTCCTCTGCCCAATATTCAAGGAACCGTTGAAAAGCGACGAGGAGTATCCTGGACAAGCCAATTTCAAAACTTGGTACGATAACAATTGGAACAAGATGTTCTGGTGGGAAAACGGCGATGAATTGCCAAAAACATTGCCTTAA